Below is a window of Ignavibacteriales bacterium DNA.
CGCCGGTATCATCTGTAGCTGTAAATCTTGTAATCTGTTTGTTGTACCAGCTTTCATTATATCTAAAACTTGGGGATATACTAAAGTAACCGATTTTTGGTGACAGCGAAGCATTGATATTATGTTGAATTCCACCTCTAGTTTTTAAATCTCCGTTAACCTTATTTCTATTATTTTGAAACTGACCTGAATAACTATAACCAAACGATTCGTACCACTCCTGCACGCCTGTGTTATCTCTAAATGGATAACTTTGAGCAAGAGAGAAATTAAGATTTGGTAGAATTTCTGAAATATTATTGTTCTCAAAATTTTGAGTGCGTGAATAACTTAATGACAGACTATTTCCTGATTCTTCCCACTGCTTGAAATATGTTGCATTAGATATAGCTTGATTTCTTAACACCTCGTTAATGTTATTTATGTTTCTATTGATATTTGAACCTGATACAAATTCTAATTTAGCATCAAACCTTGATGTTGGAGTAATAGATTGGTTATGATTCCATCTCAAACTCCACTCTAGATTTTCAGAAGCATTGGGGTCTGTTGATTCTCCAGAAAGATATTTACCATAACTCGCAGTAAAATTGCCGGAATAATCGTATCGTTTAGTGTACCTAAATCTGCTATCCAATCTATAACTGCCGCGTGTGTAGTAATCCGCTGTAAGATTTAAATCCAGGTAATCATTTATTGCCCAAAAATATCCAAAGCGAGAAAAGTACGTTCCTAATCTTCCATCACTACCATATGTGGGCGGAATAATTCCTGATCTTCTTCCTGATTCTATTGGAAAAACAGCAAATGGCAGTGGGATAGGCAACGGAACACCACCAAAATTTATAAAAATCCATTCTGCAACTAGCTGTTCTTTATGAATTACTTTCATTTTGTTTGCTGTAAAATAATAATGCGGGCAAGTAGTATCATCGCAAGTGGTAAACATACCATCTTCAATAAAATAAGTTTCTTTATCAACTTTATTAATTTTATTACCAGTGTAGTATGAACCATCCATTTCAGTTTTTACAAGTGATAGTAATCCACGACCTGATTTAAAATTATACTTCATCGTCTTACCTTCGTAAACCTCTGTTCCCTCTTTTAAGATTGGGGTCCCAATAAGATTTTCAGGTAAAGAATCTGAAGGGATACCTTCAGCATCAATTTCATTGCTATTAAAATCAATAAAGATATTTGCGCTTTTAATTTCTGTGGATTTATAACTTATGTTTCCTTCACCATAAATCTTCATCTTTTTATTTTTTACTAAAAAGATTAAAGAATCTTTAGATGACGCAAATACAGTAGTATCAACATCAAAAGTTTTACCTTTAGGTTTATCAACTTGAAGAGAATCGTTAGATGTGAATAATGAATCAGATGAAATAAAAAGTGAATCTGTTTGCTGAGCAAATGCAATTGCCTGCAAAAAATTGATTGTAAGGATTAATTGAAAAACTATGTTGAGATTACTTTTCATTAAAAGAAAATTTTAAACAGAAAAATCTAATTATGATAAAATACTAATGATGAAGCACCTTTAATTCCAGCTTCGTTTTGCAGCTTAGCAGGTATAACTAAAACTCTAGGGCGCAAAGGTAATAAAACTCTCTCAGTAATTGTTAAGCGTGTTGAATCAAACAAAGGTTTACCAAAACCTGCAACACCGCCACCAATTATAAAAGTGCTGATATCAAGCGAGTTGCTCAGTGAGGCAAGAGCAGCGCCGAGTTGTTTACCCATTCGTTCAATTACAAACCTTGCATAAGCATCTTTTTTTTCTGCTGCAGCCTGAATAATTCTTGGTGAAACATTTGAAGGGTCATTATCAATTAATTGCCACACTTTTGAATCAGGATAATTTTTTAACTCGCTTCTAACTAGCTCTTTTAAATAAGAGTTGCCGGCATAAGCCTCAATGCAACCAAAGGAACCACAATTACATTTTTGTCCGTTCATATCAATAGAAATATGACCGATTTCACCAGCAGCACCAAACTCACCTCGAAATATTTTTTTATTGAAAACAATTCCACCGCCAACACCAGTGCCTAGTGTTACCATTACAAAAGAATCCATTTTCCTACCGGCGCCAAAAATCAATTCACCAATTGCTGCAGCGTTTGCGTCATTTTCAAGATGTGTTTTGTACCCAAATTTATCTTTTAGGATTGGACCAAGTCTTACATTTTTCCATCCAGGCAAGTTTGGTGCGTTTTCAACAATTCCTTTTTTAATTGAAACAACGCCTGGACACCCGATACCAATTCCCTGAATTTTATACTTACTCTTAACTAAAATTAATTCAACACCTTTAACAATATTGGAAATAACCTTTTTGGGTCCACAATCAGCTTCAGTTTTTACGAAAATATTTTTAACTAGTTTACCTTTCTCCGATACAATTCCTATTTTAATATTTGTGCCGCCTAAATCAACACCAATAGCATATTTTACAGATTTAGCCATAAAGAATTCCTATAAATGTTTATTTAGAAAACTGAGTATCAACTAATTTTAGTTCTCCCGGATATGTAATGTTACCTAAAGGTGAACTAACGGTTGGAGTTGCAAATAAAGTTATTTTTGAAGATGAACCTTGTGTACCTCCAAGTGCCAAAGCAAGACTAATGATGCTTTCGTATCCTTTTTCTTTAAAGAATTTCATTAGATCTATGTTTATTGTTAGCGGGATTGATGTTACTTCGCCTGTGCCTGGCACAACTAATGGTTGAGCAAGTTCACCTGAAATAGTTTCTTTATCATCAAGAAATAATCTCCATTTAAAATTCTGCAATGTAGCATCAGATTTTTTATAGCCGCCTGTTCCATCATTTGGGTTTTTTGCATCAACATTTAGAACAAATGAAGCCGGTAATGAGCCTTGAGCAAATCCAGTTGTTAGTTTTAGTAAATCAAGTGGATTAAAATCTGAAAGCTTTGATTTACCTGAAACAGGAATACCGTTTATTTGAAATCCATTAACAGCACCTACTTTAAATTGAAGACGTGAAAGATTGGTTAATGTTTCATATACACTGCATTGAATTCCTGAAATAACAAGTGCAAGTAGTAATGTAATTGAAAATAGTTTTTTCATCTTAATGCTCCTTTTGACTGTTCGATTTTTTGAATAATAATTTCTGCAACTTTTAAAGCGCGCAAGCCGTCTTCACCGGAAACGACAATTTTTTTGTCATTCAAAACGGAATCTACAAAAAGCTGCAATTCATAGTTTAGTGCATTTACTTCTTTTGATTCCGGTTGTTCATAAATCAATCTTTTCTTCTTATCACCAACACCAATTTCACCAAACGAAATTGAAGTTGGAAGTGCAGGTTCATCCACAGGCTGCAACCGATAAACCTCTGATGCACCGGTAACAAAATCTAAAGAAATATAGTGATCTTTTTGGAAGATGCGCATCTTTCTCATTTTCTTTTGCGAAATTCTGCTTGCAGTTACATTTGCAACCGCACCGTTTTCAAATTGTATTCTGGCATTTGCAATATCAATGTGATCTGATACAACCGCAACACCGTTTGCATCAATCTGTTTAACGTCGCTTTTAATGAAACTTAAAATAATATCGATGTCGTGGATCATTAAATCTAATACTACAGCAACATCAGTTCCGCGAGGATTAAATTGTGAAAGCCTATCGGATTGAATAAACATTGGATCAGAGATAAATGATTCAAGAGATAGTAAACCAGGATTGAATCTTTCTATATGACCTACCTGGAATTTTAATTTCTTCTCTTTCGCAATCTTTACTAACTCTTCTCCCTGCTCTATTGTTGCTGTGATAGGTTTTTCAACAAATACGTGAATATTTTTTTCAAAACATTTTTTTGTAACCTCATAATGTGCACTTGTTGTTGCGGCTATTGAAACTGCGTTAACTTTGGAAAGCAGTTCATCAATTGAATTGAATGACTGCACAACAAATTCATCAGCAACTAATTTTGCCTGATCCGGATTTGAATCAAAAACTCCAACGAATTCACAATTCTCTATTTGCTTAAACATTTTTGAATGAAGTTTGCCTAAATGTCCAACACCGATTACACCGATAGAAAGTTTTTCCATAATTTTCATCTCAATTTTTATCTAGTATTAATTTTTGAATAACCAATTATTCGATCGTAACCGCCATATTCCTGATCTCGATACCACAAAATTATATTATATTCATTAGAAGTTTGCCAATCGTTGCCCTCTAAAATATACCAATCCTGATTTGTAAGATCATTATAATCACCGTTTACAACAACGTATTGATAATCATAAATACCGCGTTTCAACTGCAAAGTAAGTTCAAAATGATCACCATTGAAATTCATTTTACTGTTTTCTGATAACTGCCAATCATTAAAAGCACCTACCAAATAAACATCACCATAAACTTCTGCGGGCGGCTTAACTTCAAATTTTACATTCATATAAGTTGAGTTGATATCTTTTGGAGATTTTAAAGTAAAACCGCCGTTATCATCATTTCTGCTCTGCAATAAAAATCTGCTGTATTCAATTCCATCAAATTGTGCTTTTACATTTTTAGAGTTGTAAATATTTATATCTGTTAAATTTGTTTGCCTGTACTCTTTACCCGGACGAACATCTTTAGCAATAAACTTTAATTTTGATCCGCCATCCCATTCAAAAACTCTATTTACGTCTGTTGAGTTACGCAAAACTTTAATTGGATAGTTCATTAAATGATTCTGAACGATTTCTAATTCATCAACAAAAAATGGGAAATAATTTTCGTTCGGGACAGCTTCAGCGGTTATCCAATTTGTGTGTCCAAGTTGAGGTGGAAAATACGTTTTATCATCCAATGTCTCTCGTTTCGATTCCACTTTAAGATGAACATCAGCTTTTATAACAAAAAACTTTCCTTCTGCAAAAACTAAATTTGGATTTTGTGAATCCACAATAAAAAACTTCCACTTGCCGGAAAAGGGAAACTCTACATAACCATCTTTATCAGGAAAAGTATTTGTGTAGTGATATTTTGCTTCTTCCACTGTTGTTGGAAGTGTAAAATAATTTAGGGTGTAAGATGTGTTCTTCCCCTGGTTTGAAAGAAAAATATTATCAGTTGGATTCCAGTTTCTATCACAAAACTTAAAAATAATATGAATGCTTGGTGGAAAATCTGATTTGAACATCAAAATCAATTATCAATAAATCGAGTGGAGAAGATAAAACAGGAACTGCATTAACGTCTTTGCTCGTAAATGTTTTTAAAGATTTTATTACTATTTCCTGTGAAAACATTACGGTGGATTGAAGAACGAGAAGCAAAACAAATAATTTTTTCAATGATTACCCTTAGATGAATATAAATTTGTACTGCAAATATAAGCCTTATAACTGATGTTAAACAGAGTAGTTTGTGGAAATAAAAATCCCCAACCAAGATTATTGATTGGGGTTAAAAGATTCCTGGGCAAGCCCGGAATGAGAATCTTAATTAATTTTATAGATTCTTTATCTCATTATTCAATTTTGTAATTGCATCTTTAGAATCGCCAAAATACATAAGTGCATTTGGATAGAAGAATAATTCGTTATCAATTCCTGCATAACCAGCGTTCATAGAACGTTTGTTTATTATAACTGTCTTTGCATAATCAACATTTAGAATTGGCATTCCAAAAATCGGACTGCTTTGATCGTGACGCGCAGCAGGATTTACAACATCATTTGCACCAATAACAATTACAACATCTGTATTATTAAAATCATCATTAATATCTTCCATCGCAAGCAATTGATCGTACGGAACTTGTGCTTCTGCGAGTAACACGTTCATATGTCCGGGCATTCTACCAGCAACAGGATGAATTGCAAATCGAACTTTAATATTTTTCTTTTCTAAAATGTTAACAAGATCGCGTACAGCGTGCTGTGCTTGTCCAACAGCCATTCCGTAACCTGGAACAATAATTACACTGCTTACAGAATCCAGCAACATCGCAAGTTCTTCAGAATCGATTGACTTAACATCGCCTTTTGGAGAAGTTGTAGATGAAACGGCTGCAGATCCCGCATTTGCCCATCCGCCAAGAACAACATTCATAAGCGAGCGATTCATACCTTTGCACATAATCATTGTTAAGATTATTCCGGATGCACCAACAAGAGCGCCTGCAATAATCAAAACATTATTTCCTAACACAAATCCGGTCATCGATCCGGCTAAACCCGAATAAGAGTTTAGTAAAGATATTGCAACAGGCATATCAGCACCACCGATTGGAAGAACTAATAAAACTCCAAGTATTAATGACACGGCAGTAATTAATAAAACAATGTTTATCATTGCCGGAAACATCACAACATAAACACCCGCAGCAAGAACACCTAAAAACAATAATGCATTCAATGGGTGCTGCATTGGATACTTAACAACTTTTCCGGTTACAATTCCTTGTAACTTTCCAAAAGCAATCATTGATCCGGTAAAAGTAACACCGCCTATCAGGATACTAAGAATAATTGCAACTCCCTGATCAATTGGAAGATTAAAAGGTAAACCCGTATCAACCGGGTAATTTGGATTTTTCTTAAAGTATTCTGAAAGCGCAACTAATATTGAAGCACCGCCGCCGAATCCGTTTAACATTCCAACCATTTGCGGCATTCCGGTCATTGGAGTTTTAATTGCCATAACCAGACCAACAACAGACCCAATGATTGTTCCGATAATTATCCATTCAAAGGTAAGAACTTGCTGATCGAACAAAGTTGCCGCAATTGCAAGGAACATTCCTATTGCAGCATAAAGATTTCCTTTTCTTGCAGTCTTTGGTGATCCAAGAAATTTAATTCCGAAGATGAAGAAAATTGAAGCGACCAGATATGTGATTTCTATAACTATTTTCATTTTTCAACTCACTTCTTTTTAAACATTTTTAACATGCGATCAGTAACAAGAAATCCGCCAATTACATTAATCATGGCGAATGCAACTGCAATCAATCCAAGAATTGTACTGATTGTAAATTGCTCAAGTCCTGCACTTAAAATCGCACCAACAATTGTAATTCCTGATATTGCATTTGAGCCTGACATAAGTGGCGTATGCAACGTTGGGGGTACTTTTGTGATGAGTTCAAAACCCACAAAAATTGCAAGTGCAAAAACGTACACGTGCATTAAAAATATATAATCCATTGTTAACCTTTAATTTTTCATTATAATAAACTTATTTAAGAAGATCTTTAACTCTTTGATTTATCACTTCACCATTGTGAGTAATTAACGATCCTTTAACAATTTCATCTTCAAGCTTTAATGTAACTGTTCCTTCTTTGCCTATATGCTGAATAAGACTGAGAATATTTTTGGAATACATTTCACTTGAGTGAGTAGGAACAAGGCTTGGTAAATTTGCTTCGCCGATTATTGATACGCTATGTTTTTTAATGGTTTTACCTCGCTCACTTATTTCACAATTTCCGCCAAACTCAGTTGCCATATCAAGTACAACACTACCCGGACGCATATGCTTAACCATTTCTTCCGAAACAAGAATAGGAGCTTTTTTACCTGGAACAAGTGCAGTTGTAATAACAATATCAGCTTCAGTAACGTGTTTGAAAATTGTCTCTTTTTGTTTTTGTAGAAATTCGGGTGTTGCTTCTTTAGCATAACCGCCAGCATCCTGCATATCTTCAGCGCCTTCAACTTCTATAAATCTGCCACCAAGACTTTGAACTTCCTCTTTTACCGCTGTTCTGATATCAGAAACCTCTACAACAGCGCCTAATCTTTTGCTGTACCAAGAGCCTGCAAACCAGCAACTCCAGCACCCATTATTACAACTTTTGCAGGAGAGATTGTTCCGGCAGCGGTCATCATTAACGGAAAGATTTTTCCAAGTTCATTGGCAGCCATCAATACGCTTTTATAACCTGCAATGTTTGCCTGCGAACTTAAGACGTCCATCTTTTGCGCAAGCGTAGTTCTTGGAATCATATCCATAGAAATTAGATCGATTCCTTTTTCAGCACATTTCTTTGCAATATCTGTGTAATGAAGTATGTAGACAAAAGAGATTAATAGTGTTCCCTTCTTCATTAAATCAATTTCATTTTTTCCTGCATTTGGATGATCAATCGGACGCTGAACTTTAAAAACCAGATCAGCATTAGCGTAAAGATCTGTTAAGGAATCAATAATTTTTGCCCCAGCTTTTTGATACTGTTCATTTGTAAATCCGGCATTAAATCCGGCATCTTTTTCAATTTGAACTTCGTATCCCGCCTTAATAAGTTTAGGAACAACATCCGGTACGCAGGCTACGCGATTTTCACCGGCCATTATTTCTTTTGGAACTGAAATTACCACAGAATTTCCTCCTCTGTTGATAGAATTAAAATTTTAGTTACAAAACTAATCACTTACGTTAGCTAATCCAATAAAATTATTAGAAAACTGTTGTAACAATTTTTATTACGTACCGCTATACTCTGTTAATTTTCTCTTCAATTTATTGTTTGACTTTAGCAACTGTTTATTATACTTTTGATTAGTTCTTTTAACTAATGGGTTTAATATTTCACTTCTCTAGGGGCTCTTATGAAAAGATCTATAATAATTATTCTATTATGGATAACACAGTTTTCTAATTTACATTCTCAAGTTTCTGAAAACTGGTTAACTTTTTTTGATTTTGATTCTTTAAATGTAAATAATCTCGAAACCGTGGTCTCCAATCAAGGAAGTATGCGATCACGTTGGATTAGCCTTCCATTAGGTACATCCAATCTGATTATATATGATCAGGGACCTTGGTTTATCGGAAAAATAAATGGCGAACCTATCTTATCAATTGTTCAATGGTTTAGTTGTTGGAATTATTCTCCGGGGCCAATAATTCAAAATCAAGCTGCGATGCTGATCAATCCAGAAGATTCACTTCGTTACAGAGTTTACAAAATTTCTAAAGGAGATGATCAGACGAATCCGGATTACGCTGAATGGCCAACGGATTTTGGTGCACCTATAGATGAAAATGGAAATCCATTAATTAAAGGCGATCAGACTCTTTGGACATTGTTTAATAGTTTGGATAGTACCGCTATTCAAACCAACTGGAATGAGCCTTTAAAAACCTCACCAATAGAAATTCATGAAACCATATTCTCTCGAAACGGAAATGAAAATGATTTTACGGATATATTTTCTAACGTAGTGTTTATGGAATATGAGTTTATTAATAAAAGTATTTATCAAATCGATTCGGCATTTATTGGTTTTTGGTCAGACATAGATTTCAGGGCATTAGAAAATAGACCTGCTATAGATACTCTAAGACAATTAGGTTATTGCTGGAGTGAAGAAGATACGACTTTCGAAGGGACACATCCTCCAGCAATTGGATACTCTATGTTGTACGGACCAATTGTTCAAGACCCAAATAGTAATGCAGTTTTTAATGGAAAAGTTGTAAATGGTTTTAAGAATTTAAAATTAAATTCGTTCAGAGGTATTGCAGACGACTCTCACATTGATTCGCTAACCGGAAAGGTTAGATCAATGATGGATGCGCAGAATCTAGCAAGAGGTTTAACTTCTAATGGTTATCCTATCATTAATCCAATAACAAATCAACCTACAACATTTCCTTTTTCAGGTGATCCGATTACTGGCGAAGGCTGGGTTTATAATACATGGACATCGGGCGGAGCTGGATTTGTTTTCTTCTCAGGTCCTTTTAATATGGCGCCTAATGATACTCAGTGGGTTATGATTGCTTTAATACCAGCATATGGTAATACTGGTTTAAACAGCATCGAAATATTAAGAGAGAAAACTGATTTAATAAGAAGTATTTCTTATGATAGTCTGGCATTCGGGTCTATAAGTTACGGTATTACTGATGTTGAAGATAATTATAATGAAATTCCTGAAAATTTTTCTTTACTCCAAAACTATCCAAACCCGTTTAACCCAAATACAAAAATAAGTTGGCAGTCGCCAGTCAGCGGTCATCAAACCTTAAAGGTTTATGATGTTCTTGGAAATGAGGTTGCAACTCTGGTTAACGAGTACAAATCTGCAGGAAGTTATGAGGTCGAGTTTAATGCCTCTTCACTTTCCAGCGGAATATATTTTTATAGGTTAAATGCTGGCTCTTTTGTTCAAACAAAGAAAATGATTTTGATTAAATAAAGGTATGAAAATGAAAAAATTGTTGTTTGTCCTACTGTTTATTTCCAGTTCTGTTTTTTCACAAACACAATACAGATTAAACATAAATGCTATAAATCTACCTATGGATAACAAAGGAATATTAGCCTATGTAAATATTCCGGATCCAAATCCTATTATTGGTG
It encodes the following:
- a CDS encoding NAD(P)(+) transhydrogenase (Re/Si-specific) subunit beta; amino-acid sequence: MKIVIEITYLVASIFFIFGIKFLGSPKTARKGNLYAAIGMFLAIAATLFDQQVLTFEWIIIGTIIGSVVGLVMAIKTPMTGMPQMVGMLNGFGGGASILVALSEYFKKNPNYPVDTGLPFNLPIDQGVAIILSILIGGVTFTGSMIAFGKLQGIVTGKVVKYPMQHPLNALLFLGVLAAGVYVVMFPAMINIVLLITAVSLILGVLLVLPIGGADMPVAISLLNSYSGLAGSMTGFVLGNNVLIIAGALVGASGIILTMIMCKGMNRSLMNVVLGGWANAGSAAVSSTTSPKGDVKSIDSEELAMLLDSVSSVIIVPGYGMAVGQAQHAVRDLVNILEKKNIKVRFAIHPVAGRMPGHMNVLLAEAQVPYDQLLAMEDINDDFNNTDVVIVIGANDVVNPAARHDQSSPIFGMPILNVDYAKTVIINKRSMNAGYAGIDNELFFYPNALMYFGDSKDAITKLNNEIKNL
- a CDS encoding NAD(P) transhydrogenase subunit alpha, encoding MDYIFLMHVYVFALAIFVGFELITKVPPTLHTPLMSGSNAISGITIVGAILSAGLEQFTISTILGLIAVAFAMINVIGGFLVTDRMLKMFKKK
- a CDS encoding LPS-assembly protein LptD yields the protein MKSNLNIVFQLILTINFLQAIAFAQQTDSLFISSDSLFTSNDSLQVDKPKGKTFDVDTTVFASSKDSLIFLVKNKKMKIYGEGNISYKSTEIKSANIFIDFNSNEIDAEGIPSDSLPENLIGTPILKEGTEVYEGKTMKYNFKSGRGLLSLVKTEMDGSYYTGNKINKVDKETYFIEDGMFTTCDDTTCPHYYFTANKMKVIHKEQLVAEWIFINFGGVPLPIPLPFAVFPIESGRRSGIIPPTYGSDGRLGTYFSRFGYFWAINDYLDLNLTADYYTRGSYRLDSRFRYTKRYDYSGNFTASYGKYLSGESTDPNASENLEWSLRWNHNQSITPTSRFDAKLEFVSGSNINRNINNINEVLRNQAISNATYFKQWEESGNSLSLSYSRTQNFENNNISEILPNLNFSLAQSYPFRDNTGVQEWYESFGYSYSGQFQNNRNKVNGDLKTRGGIQHNINASLSPKIGYFSISPSFRYNESWYNKQITRFTATDDTGAYFIKTDDVKKIDQVRTFSMGVSASTKFYGMFNINSLGINAIRHIVTPSLSYNYAPDFSTPFWGYYDSYTDSAGKVVEYSKFEQEIFGNPSNQESQSISFSIGNQFEMKTNVDPNDTTSKENKFQLLNLNASMGYNFAGKSFKLSDLNLSYRTQIGSLLSFSGSSTFSPYDYDENNRIDRYLVSNGKGLLRLTNTNFSVSLSFSGDKISSSESDNRTTVQQDQYLQASERSIYQGLYNDREADFSIPWDISLNYYYNLSRPIPTQENTSSNVSGSLNFNLTPKWKFSVTGSYDLKQKEFSAPQIRISRDLHCWTMSFTWNPIGLYRGYNFEIRVKAPQLQDLKITKRDQFYDGR
- a CDS encoding T9SS type A sorting domain-containing protein, with the protein product MDAQNLARGLTSNGYPIINPITNQPTTFPFSGDPITGEGWVYNTWTSGGAGFVFFSGPFNMAPNDTQWVMIALIPAYGNTGLNSIEILREKTDLIRSISYDSLAFGSISYGITDVEDNYNEIPENFSLLQNYPNPFNPNTKISWQSPVSGHQTLKVYDVLGNEVATLVNEYKSAGSYEVEFNASSLSSGIYFYRLNAGSFVQTKKMILIK
- a CDS encoding ROK family protein; translation: MAKSVKYAIGVDLGGTNIKIGIVSEKGKLVKNIFVKTEADCGPKKVISNIVKGVELILVKSKYKIQGIGIGCPGVVSIKKGIVENAPNLPGWKNVRLGPILKDKFGYKTHLENDANAAAIGELIFGAGRKMDSFVMVTLGTGVGGGIVFNKKIFRGEFGAAGEIGHISIDMNGQKCNCGSFGCIEAYAGNSYLKELVRSELKNYPDSKVWQLIDNDPSNVSPRIIQAAAEKKDAYARFVIERMGKQLGAALASLSNSLDISTFIIGGGVAGFGKPLFDSTRLTITERVLLPLRPRVLVIPAKLQNEAGIKGASSLVFYHN
- a CDS encoding Gfo/Idh/MocA family oxidoreductase, with product MEKLSIGVIGVGHLGKLHSKMFKQIENCEFVGVFDSNPDQAKLVADEFVVQSFNSIDELLSKVNAVSIAATTSAHYEVTKKCFEKNIHVFVEKPITATIEQGEELVKIAKEKKLKFQVGHIERFNPGLLSLESFISDPMFIQSDRLSQFNPRGTDVAVVLDLMIHDIDIILSFIKSDVKQIDANGVAVVSDHIDIANARIQFENGAVANVTASRISQKKMRKMRIFQKDHYISLDFVTGASEVYRLQPVDEPALPTSISFGEIGVGDKKKRLIYEQPESKEVNALNYELQLFVDSVLNDKKIVVSGEDGLRALKVAEIIIQKIEQSKGALR